Genomic window (Alligator mississippiensis isolate rAllMis1 chromosome 7, rAllMis1, whole genome shotgun sequence):
CCCCGTGGCCCCCAAGCCCTCCCGGGCCACGCCCCGCTCCTCCAGCCAATAGTGCACCTCAATcgtggccccccccccacaggagaGATTGGCGATGCAAtccagccccccccctcctcaCTAGGGACAGGGACCCTTGGGTGGGGCTTCCCCCTTTGTGGAGCCAGGGCCTTGCTGTTCCTGGGCAGAGGCGGGTGGTGCGGGGCTGGCAGGTGAGGGCTCCCTGCCCGTGGCGGGGATGCTGGCttaggagtggggcagggggctttgcccTCCTGACAGTGCTAGTTCTGACAGAGGGGGGAGGGCGCTGGCTGGCTCCGGGCAGGCGGAGGGGAGCCAGATCTAGGTCCTCTCCTCTGCCCGTCCttgacctcccctcccctcccacatccTGAACTCCCGTcagctgttccccccccccccgctgtgggggaggggtggtctCTGGGTTCGGGTGGGTCTTTTGTGAGTCCCTGGCTTTGCCTTGCCTCTCTGATTTGGGGGGCtggtattttggggggggggcttctGTTTTCCCCCCCTCCATGGAGAAGTGGGGCTGTATATTCTCTGCTAGTGGGGGGATGCCCCCTTGTTTTTTAAAGGCTgggaagtgtgtgggggtgtCTCCCATATTCTCAGTCCCATGCGGGTCCCCCGTGCATGGAAGGGCCAGGCATGGGGGACTTGGAGGGGCTCTGTGCCCCCccttctgccctgtgctgcacggGGGCTGTCTGTGTCACCTGCTGTCTATGTTGAGAATAAACCTCTCTAGACGTGTCTCTGTGCCCCTTGATTTGGGGGGGAAGCCCCTCTTCCCCCGACCCAGTCTGCAGGGGATAATACTCTCTACTTACCCCCCCAGATTCCCTTTGCCCCCCTCCAGCCTTCTTGTCTGCACCCCCTCACAGGCCCCTGGGATcagccagcagctgccacctGTCACTTTTAGGCCAGGCCCCGCAGCTGtcttgggccaggccaggctgtgcccgTCAGTGTGGTgccatgggggcctgggagctgtgggggctggcGCGGCGggcactggggctggcagggggcctgggtgcagggctggtgcagctggctggggagcaggccgCCTGGGTGCTGGTGCTGCCGGGAACACGCCGGGCCTATCATGCCGGGCTCgcgctgctggtgctgctgtcgCCCCTGCTGCGGCTGTACGTTAGCCCCCATGCCGTCTTCGCCAACCCCCGCAACTTCTTCCATGTGTGAGTCCCCTGGCAGGGggcttctgggctgggagcagggagggggggagtgggctTTAGAGGTCTTGAGATGGCAAGGGAGGATCCTCGGTGGGGGTTCATGGGGGTGGGTGGAGTTTGGGTGCTGGGTTGGGTGGATAGGGGGGAACTGGGGGCTCTGAGGGTCATGGGAGGGACGGCAGTCTGTatctgggaagggaggggagggaactgcGTGAGGGGACATCTGAGGTGGGACTTGGGGTTGGGGCTCAGGGCAGAGTGAGTGGGAGGGCAGGAGCTACTGGGGGCAGGATCTGTAGGGTGTTGGGGACTGGGCTTGAGGTCTGGGGGGGCTTTGAGATCTcaaggggtgggggaacagggatGGACGGGGATGGGGTTGTGTGGACAGGTCCAGGGCATGGGGCATTTGGGGGTAGAGGGAGATGAGTGCAGGAGGgcgctggagcaggggtgggtgacAGAGCCTAGGTGCCCCCctcacctctgcctcctcctgtcCACAGGAAACTGGTAGCGTCGGCCTGGGGCTGGACCAGCCTGCTGGtggcggggctgctgctgccgctggcagTAGGCGCAGCAGGACGGGTGGGTGCAGCGCTGCGCCCACTGTGCCGACTGGCTGTGGGCGCAGGGTTCTGGGTGGGCGCCCGCGCTGCCTTTGCCCTGGCCGAGGACCTGACGGGCCACTGCTATGACCCGGTGCCTGGTGGGCGGTTGGTGAACGCGCTGCCCTCCAAGGCAGCCTGCAGCGCAGGCGGGCACCGCTGGACTGGCTTTGCCCCCTCGGCGCCTGCCTTCCTGCTCACCTTCTGCCCACTGCTGGTGCTGGAGGAGGCAGGCGTGTTTGGGCGCTGCCTGGCTCGGGGGCTGCGGGCGGGGGCCGCGCTCCATGCCCTCTTCCTATTCAATGTggcactgctgctactgtggccagccctgctggtggccACGCTGCTGTGGCAGCCGCCCTATGCCCCCCATGCTGCTggtactgccactgccaccctctGCTGGGCCCTGGCGTACCGTGGCTGGTACCGCTGCCGCTGGTCCCCTGGCCGCCCTGgcactggcctcttccccctGGCCGCCGAGTGCGCCTGAgggatcctggcatgtggggtggggaggggggtggggtgcgggGGACCTGGATATCCAGTAGAAAGAGTGCATGGGGTGGCCTCTGCGGTACATGCAGagatgggagggggtgggaaatctCAGTGTCTAGAGAACAGCTGGAGAAGAAGATGGGTGATGCCAACCTTGGTGTCTGGGAGAAGGTGGGAGGTGAGAATCTGGGTTTTC
Coding sequences:
- the FITM1 gene encoding fat storage-inducing transmembrane protein 1 → MGAWELWGLARRALGLAGGLGAGLVQLAGEQAAWVLVLPGTRRAYHAGLALLVLLSPLLRLYVSPHAVFANPRNFFHVKLVASAWGWTSLLVAGLLLPLAVGAAGRVGAALRPLCRLAVGAGFWVGARAAFALAEDLTGHCYDPVPGGRLVNALPSKAACSAGGHRWTGFAPSAPAFLLTFCPLLVLEEAGVFGRCLARGLRAGAALHALFLFNVALLLLWPALLVATLLWQPPYAPHAAGTATATLCWALAYRGWYRCRWSPGRPGTGLFPLAAECA